A single region of the Drosophila takahashii strain IR98-3 E-12201 chromosome 2R, DtakHiC1v2, whole genome shotgun sequence genome encodes:
- the ACC gene encoding acetyl-CoA carboxylase isoform X4, with translation MLLALVELIRMLKRRASKRFVLVESGEDNANGSGSSAGSGQVIPQFVAVDCGQNESNNNADDMSSASISNHSANNNQSSPSLLGVPVVGTLKPSMSRGTGLGQDRHQDRDFHIATTEEFVKRFGGTRVINRVLIANNGIAAVKCMRSIRRWAYEMFKNERAIRFVVMVTPEDLKANAEYIKMADHYVPVPGGSNNNNYANVELIVDIALRTQVQAVWAGWGHASENPKLPELLNKEGLVFLGPPERAMWALGDKVASSIVAQTADIPTLPWSGSDLKAQYSGKKIKISSELFGRGCVTNVEQGLAAVAKIGFPVMIKASEGGGGKGIRRVDTTEEFPALFRQVQAEVPGSPIFVMKLARGARHLEVQLLADQYGNAISLFGRDCSIQRRHQKIIEEAPAIVAQPEVFEDMEKAAVRLAKMVGYVSAGTVEYLYDPEGRYFFLELNPRLQVEHPCTEMVADVNLPAAQLQIGMGIPLYRLKDIRLLYGESPWGSSVIDFENPPNKPRPSGHVIAARITSENPDEGFKPSSGTVQELNFRSSKNVWGYFSVAASGGLHEFADSQFGHCFSWGENRQQARENLVIALKELSIRGDFRTTVEYLITLLETNRFLENSIDTAWLDALIAERVQSEKPDILLGVMCGSLHIADRQITESFSSFQTSLEKGQIQAANTLTNVVDVELINDGIRYKVQAAKSGANSYFLLMNSSFKEIEVHRLSDGGLLISLEGASYTTYMKEEVDRYRIVIGNQTCVFEKENDPSLLRSPSAGKLINMIVEDGAHVAKGQAFAEIEVMKMVMTLTSQEAGTVTFVRRPGAVLDPGTLLGHLELDDPSLVTKAQPFKGQFLQPENAPVPEKLNRVHNTYKSILENTLAGYCLPEPFNAQRLRDIIEKFMQSLRDPSLPLLELQEVIASISGRIPISVEKKIRKLMTLYERNITSVLAQFPSQQIASVIDSHAATLQKRADRDVFFLTTQSIVQLVQRYRNGIRGRMKAAVHELLRQYYDVESQFQHGHYDKCVGLVREHNKDDMQTVVNTIFSHSQVAKKNLLVTLLIDHLWANEPGLTDELANTLSELTSLNRAEHSRVALRSRQVLIAAHQPAYELRHNQMESIFLSAVDMYGHDFHPENLQRLILSETSIFDILHDFFYHSNRAVCNAALEVYVRRAYTSYELTCLQHLELSGGLPLVHFQFLLPTAHPNRLFSRMSSPDGLDQAAAETLGSSFVRTGAIAAFDSFEHFEMYSDEILDLLEDFVSPAMVNAKVLEAVEAADSISDSRHSTSINVSLSDPVTRANAAEEAKSTEPIHIVSVAVRETGELDDLQMAQIFGNYCQEHNEELFQRRIRRITFAALKKRQFPKFFTYRARDKFTEDRIYRHLEPASAFHLELNRMKTYDLEALPTANQKMHLYLGKAKVSKGQEVTDYRFFIRSIIRHSDLITKEASFEYLQNEGERVLLEAMDELEVAFSHPHAKRTDCNHIFLNFVPTVIMDPAKIEESVTKMIMRYGPRLWKLRVLQAELKMVIRQSPQSPTQAVRLCIANDSGYFLDISMYTEQTEPETGIIKFKAYGDKQGSLHGHPISTPYMTKDFLQQKRFQAQSNGTTYVYDVPDMFRQMTERHWREFSKARPTVDIRIPDKILIECKELVLEGDSLVEMQRLPGENNCGMVAWRIVLATPEYPNGREIIVIANDLTYLIGSFGIKEDVLFAKASQLARQRKVPRIYISVNSGARIGLAEEVKAMFKIAWEDPEEPDKGFKYLYLTTEDYAQVANLNSVRAILIEDEGEQRYKITDIIGKDDGLGVENLRYAGLIAGETSQAYEEIVTIAMVTCRTIGIGSYVVRLGQRVIQIDNSHIILTGYAALNKLLGRKVYASNNQLGGTQIMFNNGVTHKTEAIDLDGVYTILDWLSYIPAYIGCDLPIILPSDRVDRPVDFMPTKSPYDPRWMLGGRVNPVNANDWENGFFDRDSWSEIMAPWAKTVVTGRARLGGVPVGVIAVETRTVEVEMPADPANLDSEAKTLQQAGQVWYPDSSYKTAQAIKDFGREELPLIVFANWRGFSGGMKDMYEQIVKFGAYLVDGLREYKKPVLIYLPPNAELRGGAWAVLDSLINPRYMETYADPEARGGVLEPEGIVEIKYKEKDLVKTIHRLDPTTIGLKKEFDEATAAGDKVKAGQVDEKIKARIAVLMHVYHTVAVHFADLHDTPERMLEKECISEIVPWRDSRRWLYWRLRRLLLEDAYIKKILRAQDNLSVGQAKQMLRRWLVEEKGATEAYLWDKNEEMVSWYEEQSNVESIVSRNVNSVRRDAIISTISKMLEDCPDVALDAVVGLCQGLTPVNRGVVVRTLAQMQLNEETSNSTQG, from the exons ATGCTATTGGCCCTCGTGGAGCTAATTAGAATGTTGAAGCGTCGCGCCAGCAAGCGTTTCGTACTTGTTGAATCCGGTGAAGATAATGCCAATGGATCGGGTTCGTCTGCGGGATCGGGCCAAGTTATACCCCAATTTGTGGCCGTCGATTGCGGCCAGAACGAGAGTAATAACAATGCCGACGATATGAGTAGTGCCAGCATCAGCAATCACAGCGCCAACAACAACCAGTCGTCGCCATCGCTACTCGGCGTCCCCGTGGTGGGAACCCTGAA GCCGAGCATGTCGCGTGGCACTGGACTTGGCCAGGATCGCCATCAGGATCGTGACTTCCACATCGCCACCACCGAGGAGTTCGTGAAGCGATTTGGCGGCACCCGTGTCATCAATAGGGTCCTGATTGCCAACAACGGAATCGCAGCCGTCAAGTGCATGCGTTCCATCCGAAGATGGGCATACGAGATGTTCAAGAACGAGCGGGCCATCCGATTCGTGGTGATGGTCACGCCCGAGGATCTGAAGGCGAATGCCGAGTACATCAAGATGGCGGATCACTATGTGCCCGTGCCCGGCGGatcgaacaacaacaactacgcCAATGTTGAGCTCATCGTGGACATTGCTCTTCGCACCCAAGTGCAG GCCGTCTGGGCTGGTTGGGGTCATGCCTCCGAGAATCCCAAGCTGCCGGAGCTGCTCAACAAGGAGGGTCTGGTGTTCCTTGGCCCACCGGAGCGTGCTATGTGGGCGCTGGGCGACAAGGTGGCCTCATCGATTGTGGCCCAAACAGCCGATATCCCCACCCTACCCTGGTCCGGTTCGGACCTGAAGGCCCAGTACAGTGGCAAGAAGATCAAGATATCCAGCGAGCTTTTCGGCCGCGGCTGTGTGACCAATGTGGAGCAGGGTCTGGCCGCAGTGGCCAAGATTG GCTTCCCTGTGATGATCAAGGCCTCGGAGGGAGGTGGTGGCAAGGGAATTCGTCGCGTGGACACCACCGAGGAGTTCCCGGCGCTCTTCCGTCAGGTTCAAGCCGAGGTGCCCGGATCACCCATCTTCGTGATGAAGCTGGCCCGCGGAGCTCGCCACTTGGAGGTGCAACTGCTGGCGGATCAGTACGGCAATGCCATCAGTCTGTTTGGCCGTGACTGCTCCATTCAGCGTCGTCATCAGAAGATCATCGAGGAGGCCCCCGCCATTGTCGCCCAGCCAGAGGTGTTCGAGGACATGGAGAAGGCCGCCGTGCGACTGGCCAAGATGGTGGGATACGTGAGCGCTGGTACCGTGGAGTATCTGTACGATCCCGAGGGTCGCTACTTCTTCCTCGAGCTGAATCCCCGTCTGCAGGTGGAGCATCCGTGTACGGAAATGGTGGCCGATGTGAATCTGCCCGCTGCCCAGCTGCAAATTGGAATGGGAATTCCCCTCTACCGGCTGAAGGACATCCGTCTGCTGTACGGCGAATCTCCGTGGGGCTCCTCGGTCATTGACTTTGAGAATCCACCGAACAAGCCGCGTCCCTCGGGTCACGTCATCGCTGCTCGCATCACCTCCGAGAATCCCGACGAGGGCTTTAAGCCCAGCTCGGGCACCGTGCAGGAGCTGAACTTCCGGTCCAGCAAGAACGTGTGGGGCTACTTCAGTGTGGCCGCCAGCGGAGGTTTGCACGAGTTTGCGGACTCGCAGTTCGGACACTGCTTCTCCTGGGGCGAGAATCGTCAGCAGGCCAGAGAGAACCTGGTGATTGCTTTGAAGGAGCTATCCATTCGTGGCGATTTCCGCACCACCGTGGAGTACCTGATCACTCTGCTGGAGACGAATCGCTTCCTGGAGAACAGCATCGACACCGCCTGGCTGGATGCCTTGATTGCCGAGCGTGTGCAATCCGAGAAGCCGGACATCCTGCTGGGCGTAATGTGCGGTTCGCTGCACATCGCCGACCGTCAGATAACCGAGAGCTTCTCCAGCTTCCAGACCTCGCTGGAGAAGGGTCAGATCCAGGCGGCCAACACGCTGACCAATGTGGTGGACGTGGAGCTGATCAACGATGGCATCCGCTACAAGGTTCAGGCCGCCAAGAGCGGAGCCAACTCGTACTTCCTGCTGATGAACAGCTCGTTCAAGGAGATCGAGGTGCACCGCCTCTCCGACGGCGGACTACTCATCTCCCTGGAGGGCGCCTCCTACACCACGTACATGAAGGAGGAGGTGGATCGCTACCGCATCGTGATTGGCAACCAGACTTGTGTCTTCGAGAAGGAGAACGATCCCTCGCTGCTGCGCAGTCCCTCGGCGGGAAAGCTCATCAACATGATTGTGGAGGACGGTGCGCATGTGGCCAAGGGCCAGGCTTTCGCTGAGATCGAGGTGATGAAGATGGTCATGACTCTGACGTCCCAGGAGGCGGGCACGGTGACATTTGTGCGTCGACCGGGAGCGGTTCTGGATCCGGGAACGCTGCTGGGCCACTTGGAGCTGGACGATCCGTCGCTGGTGACGAAGGCGCAGCCGTTCAAGGGACAGTTCCTGCAGCCGGAGAATGCTCCGGTGCCGGAAAAGCTGAACCGGGTGCACAACACGTACAAGAGCATCCTGGAGAACACACTGGCTGGCTACTGCCTGCCGGAGCCGTTCAATGCGCAGAGACTGCGGGACATTATCGAGAAGTTCATGCAGAGCTTGCGGGATCcttcgctgccgctgctggaACTGCAGGAGGTTATCGCCTCCATCTCCGGCCGCATTCCCATCTCCGTGGAGAAGAAGATCCGCAAGCTGATGACGCTGTACGAGCGCAACATAACCAGTGTCCTGGCCCAGTTCCCCTCGCAGCAGATCGCCAGCGTGATCGACAGCCATGCGGCCACCCTGCAGAAGCGCGCCGACCGCGATGTCTTCTTCCTGACCACCCAGAGCATCGTGCAGTTGGTGCAGCGCTACCGCAATGGCATTCGCGGCAGGATGAAGGCCGCCGTGCATGAGCTGCTGCGTCAGTACTACGACGTGGAGTCGCAGTTCCAGCACGGTCACTACGATAAGTGCGTGGGACTGGTGCGAGAGCACAACAAGGACGACATGCAGACGGTGGTCAACACCATCTTCTCGCACTCGCAGGTGGCCAAGAAGAATCTGCTGGTCACGCTGCTCATCGACCATCTGTGGGCCAACGAACCGGGATTGACGGACGAGCTAGCCAACACGCTGAGCGAGCTGACCTCGCTGAACCGCGCCGAGCACTCGCGGGTGGCCCTGCGATCCCGCCAGGTGCTGATCGCTGCCCACCAGCCGGCCTACGAGCTGCGCCACAATCAAATGGAGTCGATCTTCCTCTCGGCCGTCGATATGTACGGCCATGATTTCCACCCCGAGAATCTGCAGCGGCTGATTCTGTCGGAGACCTCGATCTTCGACATTCTGCACGACTTTTTCTACCACTCCAATCGAGCAGTGTGCAATGCCGCTCTGGAGGTTTATGTGAGGAGAGCCTACACCTCCTACGAGCTGACCTGCCTGCAGCACTTGGAGCTCTCCGGCGGCCTGCCGCTGGTGCACTTCCAGTTCCTCCTGCCCACCGCCCATCCGAACAGGCTGTTCTCGCGCATGTCCTCGCCCGATGGACTGGATCAGGCGGCGGCCGAGACTTTGGGCAGCTCCTTCGTGCGCACCGGTGCGATAGCGGCCTTCGACTCCTTCGAGCACTTCGAGATGTACTCGGATGAGATTCTGGATCTGCTCGAGGACTTTGTCTCGCCTGCGATGGTCAATGCCAAGGTGCTGGAGGCCGTGGAGGCAGCCGATTCCATCTCGGACAGCCGGCACAGCACCTCGATCAATGTGTCGCTCTCGGATCCGGTGACCCGGGCGAATGCCGCCGAGGAGGCCAAGTCCACGGAACCGATTCACATTGTCAGTGTGGCTGTGAGGGAAACGGGCGAGTTGGATGACCTGCAGATGGCCCAGATCTTTGGAAACTACTGTCAGGAGCACAACGAGGAGCTCTTCCAGCGGCGCATTCGTAGGATTACGTTTGCCGCTCTGAAGAAGCGACAGTTCCCCAAGTTCTTCACGTATCGCGCCAGGGACAAGTTCACCGAGGATCGTATTTACCGGCATCTGGAGCCGGCATCTGCTTTCCATCTGGAGCTGAACCGCATGAAGACGTACGACCTGGAGGCTCTGCCCACGGCCAACCAGAAGATGCACCTGTATCTCGGCAAGGCGAAGGTGTCCAAGGGTCAGGAGGTGACGGACTACCGCTTCTTCATCCGCTCGATCATCCGTCACTCGGATCTGATCACCAAGGAGGCCTCGTTCGAGTATCTGCAGAATGAGGGAGAGCGCGTTCTGTTGGAGGCCATGGACGAGTTGGAGGTGGCGTTCTCGCATCCGCACGCCAAGCGCACCGACTGCAATCACATCTTCCTGAACTTTGTGCCCACGGTCATCATGGATCCGGCCAAGATTGAGGAATCTGTGACAAAGATGATTATGCGATACGGACCACGTTTGTGGAAGCTGCGTGTGCTGCAGGCGGAGCTGAAGATGGTCATCCGCCAGTCGCCGCAGTCGCCCACTCAGGCAGTGCGTCTGTGCATCGCCAATGACTCGGGCTACTTCCTGGATATTTCCATGTACACGGAGCAAACGGAACCGGAGACAGGAATC ATTAAGTTCAAGGCCTACGGTGACAAGCAGGGTTCCCTGCACGGCCATCCCATCTCCACGCCCTACATGACCAAGGACTTCCTGCAGCAGAAACGCTTCCAGGCGCAGTCCAATGGCACTACCTATGTCTACGATGTGCCCGACATGTTCCGTCAGATGACCGAGCGTCACTGGAGGGAGTTCTCCAAGGCGCGTCCCACCGTTGACATTCGTATTCCCGACAAGATCCTCATCGAGTGCAAGGAGCTGGTTCTCGAGGGCGACAGTCTTGTGGAGATGCAGCGTCTGCCCGGCGAAAACAAT TGCGGCATGGTGGCTTGGCGCATTGTCCTGGCCACTCCCGAGTATCCGAATGGCCGTGAGATCATAGTGATAGCCAACGACCTCACCTACCTGATTGGTTCCTTTGGCATCAAGGAGGACGTCCTCTTCGCCAAGGCTTCCCAATTGGCCCGCCAACGCAAAGTGCCCAGG ATATACATTTCCGTAAATAGCGGTGCCCGCATCGGACTTGCCGAGGAGGTAAAGGCGATGTTCAAGATCGCATGGGAGGATCCAGAGGAGCCGGACAAGGGCTTCAAGTACCTCTACTTGACCACCGAGGACTACGCCCAGGTGGCCAACCTGAATTCGGTGAGGGCCATCCTGATCGAAGACGAGGGCGAGCAGCGCTACAAGATCACCGACATCATCGGCAAGGACGACGGCCTGGGTGTGGAGAACCTGCGCTACGCCGGTCTGATTGCCGGTGAGACGTCGCAGGCCTACGAAGAGATTGTGACCATCGCCATGGTCACCTGCCGCACAATCGGCATTGGTTCGTACGTGGTGCGTCTGGGCCAGCGCGTCATCCAGATCGACAACTCGCACATTATACTCACGGGCTACGCTGCGCTGAACAAG CTACTTGGACGCAAGGTGTACGCCTCGAACAACCAACTGGGTGGCACCCAGATTATGTTCAACAACGGTGTCACCCACAAGACTGAGGCCATCGACCTGGACGGTGTGTACACCATCCTCGACTGGCTCTCGTACATCCCCGCCTACATCGGCTGCGACCTGCCCATCATCCTGCCCAGCGATCGTGTCGATCGGCCCGTGGACTTCATGCCCACCAAGTCGCCGTACGATCCGCGCTGGATGCTCGGCGGCCGTGTGAATCCCGTGAATGCCAATGACTGGGAGAACGGCTTCTTTGACCGCGACTCGTGGAGCGAAATCATGGCGCCGTGGGCCAAGACGGTGGTCACCGGACGCGCCCGACTGGGCGGCGTACCCGTGGGCGTAATTGCCGTCGAGACGCGCACCGTGGAGGTGGAGATGCCCGCCGATCCGGCGAACCTGGACTCGGAGGCCAAGACCCTGCAGCAGGCCGGTCAAGTGTGGTATCCGGATTCCTCGTACAAAACGGCGCAGGCAATCAAGGACTTTGGACGAGAGGAGCTGCCGCTGATCGTGTTTGCCAATTGGCGCGGCTTCTCGGGCGGCATGAAGGACATGTACGAGCAAATCGTCAAGTTCGGCGCCTACCTCGTCGATGGCCTGCGGGAGTACAAGAAGCCGGTGCTCATCTACCTGCCGCCCAATGCCGAGCTGCGAGGCGGAGCCTGGGCCGTGTTGGATTCGCTCATTAACCCGCGCTACATGGAAACCTATGCCGATCCCGAGGCCAGAGGAGGAGTGCTCGAGCCGGAGGGCATTGTGGAGATCAAGTACAAGGAGAAGGACCTGGTCAAGACGATACATCGCCTGGATCCCACCACAATTGGG CTAAAGAAGGAGTTCGATGAGGCAACTGCAGCTGGGGACAAGGTGAAGGCTGGTCAGGTGGACGAGAAGATCAAGGCTCGCATCGCTGTGCTCATGCACGTTTATCACACGGTGGCCGTTCACTTTGCCGACCTCCACGACACGCCGGAAAGGATGCTGGAGAAGGAGTGCATCAGCGAGATAGTTCCCTGGCGCGATTCCCGCCGCTGGCTCTACTGGCGTCTGCGCCGTCTCCTGCTGGAGGATGCGTACATCAAGAAGATTCTGCGCGCCCAGGACAACCTTTCCGTGGGCCAGGCCAAGCAGATGCTGCGCCGCTGGCTGGTGGAGGAGAAGGGTGCCACAGAG GCTTATCTGTGGGACAAGAACGAGGAGATGGTATCTTGGTATGAGGAGCAGAGCAATGTCGAGTCAATCGTTTCCCGCAACGTGAATTCCGTGAGACGGGATGCCATTATCTCTACCATTTCGAAAATGCTCGAG GACTGTCCCGACGTAGCGCTGGACGCTGTGGTGGGTCTCTGCCAGGGTCTGACGCCCGTGAATCGGGGCGTGGTCGTACGCACATTAGCGCAGATGCAACTAAACGAGGAAACCTCGAATAGCACCCAGGGATGA